In Ascaphus truei isolate aAscTru1 chromosome 2, aAscTru1.hap1, whole genome shotgun sequence, the genomic stretch TGGAGTGCCTGTCTACATTTACTGAAACACATACCATAAAAGTAAGGTATAAGTGATAATGGTGAACTCTTGGTTTAAAAAGATTTCAAGCTTTCAGGACCACTGTAAGCCTTCTCCTAGCTCACTTCCTTCCTTTCCAACTGCTCTCAGTGTTTTCTTCTCTTGTTTCCTCCTCTTAACACCCTCTTTCTGTTTGCGTCCCACAAGTTTCTGTTCTTGGCcctcttctcactctacaccttCTTTTCTTggtgaaaaaatacaatcttttggctttctgtgttatgctgatgacacccaaatcGATCTCTCCACCGCTCTCCTGTACCCAACTGTGTCTCTGCAACCTCTTCCTGGATGCCTCCCCACTACCTGAAGCTAAACCtgtccaaaacagaattaatattcttccccccccccccccttccactgctACACCAACAcgctctctcactgtcaacaccaCAATCTCCTCAAGCCCGCTGTCTAGGTGGGTCATCTGTGACTCTGCTCTCCTTCAGTCCTCAAATTCAGTCCCTCACGATAATACTGTAAGCCTGAAAAAGAATTTAGTAGTCCTGAAAACTTGCATTTTTTTCTTAACCACTagttagattaaaaaaaaaaaagctttaactTCTCCCATACTTTTGTTTTGTCTATTCTGTAGGTGAACACGGTACTATCCATCTGTATAACACCTAGATGTTATGGGTTGAGGGTGCATTTAGATATTACTTTGAGTGCATTGAAAATTAATCATTAAACTCTCCCAGCCCCAACAAAACAGGGGTCCCATTCATAGCCATTATGGGAGATCTGTTTCTAATCAGTAGTAAACTTTAATCAATGGCTTAGTGGCCTCTAATAATATGATGACTTCATATTAAGTGCTTGTCTCCACGTACCAATGTCCAGACTTTTTTTCGTTTTTTCGATTTTGACAGTCAtacttggatgtagcagacttcATTGTTCGCCCTGAAAACAAAACATACTCCACGATAACGCAGAATAGCAGTGCTTCCATAGGATTACATGTTCGTTTTGGTGCAGAGTATCACCAAAAGGGAACAATTAAACCCGGCACATCCATGTGCTGTATATGTCTATAACTGGCTTTTAATGTAAATGTTCAGAAAatgttttgtttcaattgtttatcctgttaaaaaatgtttaaatactgtacacacgTTTAAAAACGAACTAAACTTGTATTACTTGGTGGAAGCTGTTGAATTGTGCTTCAACATATTACGGCAGTACAAAATGGCTGCAACTGGCACTCAACTTTGTGATTCAAAGATAAAGGCTCTGGTGCAGGCACAGGCGAGCTGAGGATTCGTGGCCACATCAAAATACTCAAAGCAGAAAGTCCTGTGCAAAGTTGCCGACAGGGGTTTCCCAAAGCATTGTCCCTATAACCATCACTCTGCATCAAATAAATCTATGTATGATTGAGCCAAGCTGTGTATGGAGGATTTCATCTGAAGTGCGACAGGAGtagctgtttttctttaaaatattACACCAGTCCTCAAGAAATGGGCCCATTAAGTTGGCCCTATTTAATATACTGGAGTTCAGTACTTAGTTTGAGAACACTGCTTCACAATATATTTAAATGTGGGACCCCAGAGTTGTTGGTTTGTTGCTCCCAGCAGTGCTGCAATCAGATTCTAAAATACGCCGTAATTAAAAGTAAAAACTGTTATAGGTTTGGGCCTCCAAAAGAGCCACCATCTTGTAATATTTGTAGAACGTTTATCTTGTTAGAGAGCTActtactacagatgtagcagatgttattggtCCCACTGGTGCGTTGTATCATGTTCCACAACGTGCTAGCGGGAGCAGACACCATTGTGTCTCCATTAGCCGCGTGTGAAAAAGGGATGGGACAACTCTTTATTTCACACACTAGCGCGTGCGTTCAATATAGTCTGCCAAATCTGTATATTCGTTCTGAACGGTTTGCATTCCTTTTCCATAGACGCACCCTGCGATACACATCTTGTGGTGATAACCATGGTATAAAGCCACCATCCCCTGAACAGTATTTGACTCCACTGCAGCAGAAGGAAGTCTCTATACGGCACTTGAAGTCAAAATTGAAGGAATCCCAGCACACTCTTGAAGATAGgtatgtttattttaatatgtccatatatatttttacttcacTTTAAAATATCCTAAATCTTAATCAACAACTGCTACAGACAATTATGTCCATAATtactctacttttttttttttaacaccgatTGGGGCTTTCAACCTCTTGCATTGGAGCACATTTTGTGCCTTTCGGTAGAAGGTTGGGAGATTGTACATAGACTTTTCTGTAGTACTCATGTACTTTTGAGCAGCCCGATATGTTTCCTTTTTAACGGGCAAGGTGACGCCTTGACATATTTACTCCAACCCTtgtaggccgtgcttatagtttcggcgacgtcgcatcaaaacaaatgtattgacgccgtcgcgtgcgcttatagtaggagcggcggtcgctggaagtcaatttgaTTATTTTCAGCGCCCGCAGCATGACGTCACCTGGACTATGAGCGCGGCCTTAATTGTCTGACAGGGTGAAATCAAATAGTTACGCATTTTCTAGGAAGCCACTTGTTTATATTTGATTCCATATGTTTAGCCCTTTGAGGGCCATGACACGAGTACCACAACAGCTCCAGCACATGGCAGTCATGTAATCTCTCCTTGCCACTGATGCAAATAGGTGTTTCCTCTTCTGTGCCTCATCTGTTCAGATCGCATTTGGCGCTCCACAGGAAAGTTTCAAAAATCCCTTTATGTAGCTACTACATCAGGGGGgtcccctggagtgccagacttcATGACGTGGTAGCTTTTATTGGACCCTCGGAGTTAAGGAAGTTGTGGTCATTGGCAAAAATTAGACTTCTACTTCAAACCAATAAATACCATATGAGTGGTGCACATTGACTGAATAATTTCACTCCATTTCCTCTATTCAATATTCTGTGAAGCAGGTTCCCAGGCTAACTAATATTTTGGTTCAATTGACCAGAGCAGAACTCTGTTCAAGCATTAGGAAAAATATACTGAATAGGGACCAATGATGGGACTATGCTTTCCTTATCTCTCACAACTGCCCTAATATCAAAAACTTTGTATTGAAGCTAGTTGATTTTTGGGTGTAACAAAGTACCTGTGTTTTTTGATTGCAGGGAAGTGGAAATACAAGACCTTAAATCTCAGCTGGCTCGAATGAGGGAAGACTGGATTGAAGAAGAGTGTCACCGCGTTGAAGCACAACTGGCTCTGAAAGAGGCTAGGAAGGAAATAAAGCAGCTGAAGCAGTTTATCGATACCATGAAAATTAGCTTGGCTGAGAAAGATAAAGGGATTCAGAAATATTTTGTAGATATAAATACGCAAAACAGGAAACTGGAGACACTGCTACGCACCATGGAGTTGGCCCAGGATGGGTCTTTTGGGGGGGATGAACCATGTCTCGATTATATTTGTAGCTCACCTGGTGCTTCACTAACTGAAAGTGGAATTTATGAGAAATTGTCAGAAGGGCTTCTAATGGAGGACCAAGCAGCAGAGGAAATGGCAGACTGTGATCTCATTCACGGTGACCTTGCAAACAGAGATGACTTGTATGATGACGTAATGATGGAAACCACAAGTGAGCCTAATAGTTTAGCTATTCTGCATTCTATGGCATTACATTCCAGTATTGACACAACTACGTTTGAGAAGGTTCATGAGAACAAAGCAAAGTCTAAACAGGTTCAAAATTCAGTATTGATGGAGCAAGCAATTCAAACAGATGTTGTTCCTTACAGTCCTGATTTTGAAAATATCATACTCAAGATTTTTAAGTCCCATTACGAGAGTTCAGTTGGTGGGTCATCTGTGCTATGTGGTCTCCATGTTAAATGTTTTACTGGTTCAACATTAATAGATTTAACACCAAATGATCCTAACTCGGCCATTCTTTTATCCCCTGATTCTCTGTATAATAAAATTCTTCCCAGTGCCAATTCAAATCGTGCCATGAAAGAACTGGACTTCGGAGAACCTACATCGGAACTGTTATGTAAAGAGATTTCACAGGCATGTGTGACAAAGAACCACTGGAGCAACAGTTTTCTGACTGATCTTTTGGCTGTAGCTTTACCAGTTATTCCTACAGTCATGTGGGCGTTCAGTACCCAGAGAGGAGACGTTACCCCGGTCTATACCATTAGCAGTATGATGCGTGGTTGCTGCATGATGGCTTTACATTCTCTCAGGAGCACATCCTCCATTCCAAACATTTAGACCAAAGATAGCTGGCACAAAGTTCCCTTCCAAATGTTTAACACAAGTAGCTACTTATAGCACTTATCGGCTTGTGTAAATTTAAGTTTGTCACTACTGCACCtaaatattttatttgcacttttTTTCCACCCAGCTCACTTTTAACCTCTCTAGgtttaaaaagaataaaaacaaattGATAGCTtgtttcacaccccccccctaaaGATTGCACTAAAGTTTACAAAATAATATCTCAAATGCTATCATCCTAATGTGTATATTGAGGTTCTAATTCTTGCACTTCTACATTACTAATTGTTTCTAATGCAGCACGCCTGCTCTTGATGGCCTAGTTTTGCTTAGCCATGCTTAACGTGTGATTGTCTTTGCACTTGTTCGATAGCACTGGGGATATTTATTGACACCTAAATGCTCTTGCTAGATGAAGCCTATATTTGTCTTGTGCATTAATTATTTAATGTCCATGGTATTACACTTAAACTACTCCTGACAATGTTTGTGCAATTCACTATTTCAATAGGTCGTTTCTGCTGCAGGTATGCTTGGCTACATGTGAAGTGTTTGTTGTTGCATATGTTAAAAGTATGTTTTATTGGCAATTGTATGATAGAGCATGTTTGTATTGCGATTGTATTTATATAAGTTATTGCAATTTGTTTACAACATAAAATAGCATGGTGAAATGTATCTATAAAACTAAATGTTTAAAGCGTATAACAAATAAAAGTCTAAGCGGTTAATTTACTGTATGgatttcaatttttatttttaaaaaaaaaaacccccacagaTTTAATCAAAAAGTTTAACACCGGTTCCCGTGCACCTGAATCAAATCTTTCAATCAAATATCACACAGTGGTTAGGATGCCAACTTTCAGTTCTGGGCATTGAAATCTGCATTCATTTAAAATAGAAGTGTCCCTTAAACTTGCATTGCAACTTGGGCTAAAGCCAACCTAAAAGCGGCTATTCTGCACTCTTCTGTGCTCTGTCATTGACCTGTACTGTGtgtcagattttatttattttcattccaACAATACCcttgttttattatatttattatttctaAACACGAAAGGGTTTGTTTTGCTCTGGCATTGAAGCAGTCTTACACATGGAATAAAATTATCAAAAGAAGTGTAACATTTACTTCAACTGTCTCATTGATGATCCCTCAGTCTCCTAGGCATCTTGCCTTCTCGCTGTAAACTCCTTTGGCCTCCACCAATAGACCAATTCCAACTACCACAAGGAGAGGGATTACTTAGGGAACAGTTTTTAGTAAAGACATGGTCTATCTGATTTCtctacctcacctcccccccattctgcTCTCTGACCACCTATtattcaccaccaccaccactcattCCTCCCATCCTCCTCCTAGCTGTTGTACTCACTACTCTCAGTACCTTTGCTCCATTGACCTctgctctgacatctaccctAAACTAAGCTCTCTTGCCTTTCTGTGAAACTGACAATCTTGTTATCTTACCATTCTATtctcttgatctatatgcccATTCTAGGCTCTAGCACACACATCCCTCTAACCGACAGCCTTGGCTAGAGTCCCAAACACGCTCCCTTCGCACTTGTACTCGCAGCTATGGAAGAAATCTCACacgctggctttttttttttttttccctctccctttgCTATACATTCCAGTTAACTCTGCTCTCTCTAAGGCAAAACAACACTACTCACTCAACACTCTCAAATCCAATGCACGCCGTCTTTtgtctgtatttgactccctccacagACCTTgcacttcccatccttccttcgTCTCAAGCCTTTGCCAACAACTTTCAAAAGCGAGGTGGATGCTATCCACAAGGAGATTCCGGCTGTCCCTGTCTACTTCTAGCTAATACTCCTTTCGCTCGACTCATTTTCTCTGGTTAGAGTTGGCAGTTTCTATGCTGATCTTCTCGCCTCCCtgtaccacatgccctctcaatcctatcccctcacacctaATCAGAATTATTACTCCTGTTTTAGTCCCCACTGACCCACATCTTAAACTGTCCCTATCTTCTGTCACTTTCCCCTCTTCCTTTACGCATGCAGtggtcacacctattctcaaaCAACCTAGACCATATGTGCCTTACTAACCCTCCTTCGGTTTCCCACCTAATTGCTAGAACATCTCGTGTTCCCCCGTATGATCAACTTTCTTGATTCCCATGGCTGTCTGGACCCCTTACAATCTGGCTTTTGTACTGTGCTtactaaagtagccaatgatctacatgaagcAAAATCCCAAGGTCCCTGTACCCTACTAATCCTAGCCTTCATGgctgctgcttttgatactgtcaatcactttgtattctaaactctcttggtatCTGCAACAAACTTCTGTCCTGGTTCTCGTCATACTGTGCCCATCGCTTTTCCTCTTTGTTGCCAACATATCTTCATGTTCTGTTGATCTGTCTGGTGTACCTACGGGCTCTATTCTGGgatctcttcttttctctctacacaccatcccttggtgacctcatcaactcttttgacCTTTGGTATTATCGCTATGCAGATGATGCACAGAAACTTAATGAGTAAAACCTGAGGTCCTCATATTTCCCTAATATCCcattctccatcacagtaaactgTACTACCATTATCCTGTCACAAACACGTTGCCTAGGAGTAATATTTGACTCTgtcctttccttctccattcctATTCATGAtatggcaatattacagaggaagAAGCGACAACTTTTAGCCAAGATCCGCCCTTTTCTGTCAAtacactgctaaaactctaatacatgcctccccctcccccccctatctTAAAGACAAACATTagaactcacctcttaaattagGCATTTCAATGGCCTGGACTCTTGGctactatcccacacccacaATTGCTCcatcaaccattgtggccaagcactgtcattcatctactgcacttattccctcacctgctttctctgtaagtctcccaacattctatttagattgtaagctctctggggaaggaatttcctttcctattgtctgacattttttcacttattgtattacaattccctgtatatgtttcttgccccccccccctcctcctcgctcAATAAAGCACTGATTACAATCACAAAAGTCTGATTGGGATGTTTCAGTAGGAACATAATTGCCCAACTCTTCTGATGAACTAAGGGAAGAAAGATATGAGCTTTGCAGCAGGAGATATAGCTAATCTGGGGAAAGCTGTTAAGGAGATCAAAAATATTAAGGCGTCCCTGGGAAAGCAAGACCGTATGTTTTATCGAGTCCCACAGAAAACCAAGGGCCCTACGTGCTCATGTCACAGACAAAAAGGTGATTCATGCGGAATGACCACACCCAGACAAAGTATCTTTGTCCAGACGTTTCAATTTAAAATATCTTTGACCCAGGAGTCAGAGGCTTGGGATAGCCTGCCGAAAGTGGATATCAGTAGCAAGATTCTTCAGAGGTTCCACCATCCTACTACACGATGGTTCAAGTATTCGGGATCCAAAAGACAAGAGTGGAGTCTGCTTTAAGGAGTCTTTTTATAACAGCAGGTGCTCTATTTAAGCCCAATATTGTATCGGCATGCGTTACTAGATTCTTAAGAGCCTGATTAGCTCAGGTCCAGGGAGGTTTGATGGCAAAGATCTTCAGGGtaggtaagtggtgtttatggtgcatcaccatagatagcTCATTATTATACTGATAATTgcatataccataatggatccaggttcagggacatagagtataatccataaCATAACAAAGATCTTCAGGGAACAGATACTCATTGTTTCGCCTAGGTATTTATGCCCACCGGGCATTGTATTTGGAGACCTGGTTTGCAGATGTCTCCAAAAATCAGTGTTGCTTCATGCCTTTCGCAGGCAAGTTATTTGATGCAGAACACGAATAATTAGGGTATAAGCTGTCGGATGAAAAGGCAAGAGCTTTGCTCGAAGACTGAATAGAACCatgcatatttttattttattttcgaaCTGCAAAGCCCCTGCAGAAGCAACACAGGTTCAGCAAGAAATCCGAGAGGTTTTTCATCTGTCAGGTCCAGATTGagagtaaggctgaggccccgctgcacacggccgccttgcttgccggcggcgcgtgcaagtcactgcaccgcgatctgcggtctgcatcTGACTTTTTCAGCGCGGGGGGCGCAGCCATAACGGGGTAATGTCCCTCTCCAGGCTGTGCGGTCCCGCGGAtgtcacagccccctccccccctccgtctctgCAGCTCCCCATAAACCATAgccggggagagacagtgagcggATCTGTGCCCTGTCACCCCCTCAGCAAACACAGGGAAAGggtagccgcctccctcccgtagccacctccctcccgtagctacctccctcccctcctcataggctgactgccgcaccacgtgatgcATCTGTCTGTTCTCTGTGCCCTTGGGCAAATGACTTTTTCCTAGTCATCCCATGGCAATGGCCACCAATGGTTGAAGTCCCACCCTTCAGCTGAAATACTGTAGGACAGAAAGACTTCTACAGTACCTGTTGGAGGACCTATAAATGGTCACAACCCTCCTTTCCAGGTAGTCTTTTCTTCCTCTGTCCTACTAGCTGAGGTAGAGTATATTTCCTTTCTCCTAAAGTTTTTGGAGCTTACCTGACTGCCTTGGCAGTCGATCCCACAGgaggtctcagtctctctctgctctgctgAGGACCTGATTTCGCAATCTGCTGGTGGTGTCAGTCGGGGGAAATCTGGAACAGGTTATACTGCAAAACCCAAAACAGGCAGCAGTGAAATGAGGAAGAAACCAGTCCCGCACGAGGTATAACATGCAGTGTCTCCCCTCACCATGAATTTGATCTGCAGCTGGCCGCTCAAGCTCACCTACATGGGAGGGGAAGCGCTCGGCATGTGCTTAAAATTCCAAAACGCTTGAAAACAAAACGTTTGAAGTTTGTGATTATGACATCACGGTATCCACCAGGAAGTATGTCAGACAGCATGGTGCATTGCAGTAAATGCTTACAAAAGTCTGTTAATACCGTCACAAATATTAACATTTGCAAGGCCTTGTTTCTCTCCAAAGATCAAGCGAAAAGATCTAAGAGAAAGGATCAGAGCAATCAGAAATAATGAATGTCTACAATGCATGACGCTTACAGTAAAATTCAGCCATCCAGGTCGTAAAATGGGCAAGATGGCACATAAGGATGTTCCAAGTCGATTTTATCAATCAATGTAAAAGTCAGCAAAGAGATCCTCTTCAACTAATATGGATCCCAGAAAAAATAAAGGTTTCCCTACAATGGTGGGAACAAGACAACAATCTGAAACAAGA encodes the following:
- the SYBU gene encoding syntabulin isoform X2, which produces MGPLQDSKKMQEKELARSRIPRLVLRPYLPKQKVSPSSESPFSEEESKDFNLTSSRSARTISSNSFCSDDTGCPSSQSVSPVKTPSDAGISPMGFCTGSEDDCSRKRVSVGTFADGTLQPARYKKELKMGLLKTGSEADFSSSSSTGSISAPEVHMSAASGGKKASFSRNRASHGRSNACSSSKPGNSPPVSREKEIFSVMCRNQLSPIDVHDAYGVSSASSSNSSSYKGSDTSPTLRRTLRYTSCGDNHGIKPPSPEQYLTPLQQKEVSIRHLKSKLKESQHTLEDREVEIQDLKSQLARMREDWIEEECHRVEAQLALKEARKEIKQLKQFIDTMKISLAEKDKGIQKYFVDINTQNRKLETLLRTMELAQDGSFGGDEPCLDYICSSPGASLTESGIYEKLSEGLLMEDQAAEEMADCDLIHGDLANRDDLYDDVMMETTSEPNSLAILHSMALHSSIDTTTFEKVHENKAKSKQVQNSVLMEQAIQTDVVPYSPDFENIILKIFKSHYESSVGGSSVLCGLHVKCFTGSTLIDLTPNDPNSAILLSPDSLYNKILPSANSNRAMKELDFGEPTSELLCKEISQACVTKNHWSNSFLTDLLAVALPVIPTVMWAFSTQRGDVTPVYTISSMMRGCCMMALHSLRSTSSIPNI
- the SYBU gene encoding syntabulin isoform X1, with the protein product MGPLQDSKKMQEKELARSRIPRLVLRPYLPKQKVSPSSESPFSEEESKDFNLTSSRSARTISSNSFCSDDTGCPSSQSVSPVKTPSDAGISPMGFCTGSEDDCSRKRVSVGTFADGTLQPARYKKELKMGLLKTGSEADFSSSSSTGSISAPEVHMSAASGGKKASFSRKLLYRPEPQKRAARISSESRASHGRSNACSSSKPGNSPPVSREKEIFSVMCRNQLSPIDVHDAYGVSSASSSNSSSYKGSDTSPTLRRTLRYTSCGDNHGIKPPSPEQYLTPLQQKEVSIRHLKSKLKESQHTLEDREVEIQDLKSQLARMREDWIEEECHRVEAQLALKEARKEIKQLKQFIDTMKISLAEKDKGIQKYFVDINTQNRKLETLLRTMELAQDGSFGGDEPCLDYICSSPGASLTESGIYEKLSEGLLMEDQAAEEMADCDLIHGDLANRDDLYDDVMMETTSEPNSLAILHSMALHSSIDTTTFEKVHENKAKSKQVQNSVLMEQAIQTDVVPYSPDFENIILKIFKSHYESSVGGSSVLCGLHVKCFTGSTLIDLTPNDPNSAILLSPDSLYNKILPSANSNRAMKELDFGEPTSELLCKEISQACVTKNHWSNSFLTDLLAVALPVIPTVMWAFSTQRGDVTPVYTISSMMRGCCMMALHSLRSTSSIPNI